A genomic segment from Chloroflexota bacterium encodes:
- a CDS encoding tetratricopeptide repeat protein, with protein sequence MTRRTSSLAIAKTRLPQRRRELLRRPRLIDHLHAQVDKQVFLISAPAGYGKTSLLVDWAHEVDFPVAWLTLDEFDNTPHVFLAYLVEAIRVHFPKFGAQALAALEQSRETKESLQSIVVLLANELARLPDHVVMVLDDCHVIENEMIGQLIAWLIRYAAEDCHFFINSRVLVDLPDEILMRARGQIDGIGINELCFTAPEIQAFVQQNYGLTVPTSRAQELAQITAGWITALLLMGQRAGWRSLVEDVLTAPEITGSLFDYFAEQILARQPEEVRRFMLGSAVLEPLSPDLLDQLPGLADSKTYLEIVWEQQLFLTRLEGANDLFVYHPLLRDFLRTRLKSEHPAWFEQLELACARLNEQQGQWDRAVEIYLALGRTEEAIVILQSVEASLRKRSDIARSTHWVQILPESKVLANPHLLSLKGKICMAQGEQEQAVLLFDQAIRGFRRAGDYASAGDKLVFKATVLRFLGRYRECIAESRKLVALLGKVRNRPAREHLHAASLHLRGLAKYHLGKLKEAYADLKQARILFQVGDDLVSQANVNSDLGIVARASGRIAEAIDRYKEALALWERLDDSNAAANTLNNLGMAYLFRGEIEAAEHVLQDALVKARQGGWARIEAAVLSSLGDLWRDQGQYARAMEFYTESLRAAEMGQEAQLIFYNRVALGHMQRLLGSPERAREWFQLAAEGIDLKSLVARGQLKLSQGLLASDRRAFKSAYKLVDAAAQSFRRAGNKHLEAVAEYHFAHLCRIQKREDEAKRHLIQVDALVETLGYDHFLAVEGRQTIDTLRFASGLKPIGRRFKRIFGQMQPILIAEPDSTTTNVPSLTIRTLGQEEIVVDGSEVVQIRTQVRDVFFFLLSRLPQGARREEIADLIWPDWSAERADGALRIAVSRIRKAICPVQLVNGQYVLAPENQWYDVQELERGLAHAHLALSAQARIARLQPILELYRGPYLERLDAHWALNERERLKLVYNEALMPLGEAYLEVGDLGSALSTFLKTTEVEPFLETAWKRAMETYVSMGDRAAAIALYEKLKQLLHEEMNMQPGRDIQSLYEDILKMNR encoded by the coding sequence ATGACTCGACGCACGTCATCTTTAGCCATTGCCAAGACTCGTCTTCCTCAACGCCGACGCGAACTATTGCGCCGTCCGCGTTTGATCGATCACCTCCACGCTCAAGTCGACAAACAGGTTTTCCTGATTTCTGCGCCGGCAGGTTATGGTAAGACCAGTCTGCTCGTGGACTGGGCGCATGAAGTTGATTTCCCCGTTGCGTGGCTCACCCTCGATGAGTTCGACAACACCCCGCATGTCTTTCTGGCGTACCTCGTCGAAGCGATTCGAGTTCATTTTCCCAAGTTCGGCGCTCAGGCGCTGGCGGCGTTGGAGCAATCCAGAGAGACTAAAGAATCTCTGCAATCCATCGTCGTTCTGCTGGCAAATGAGCTGGCTCGTTTGCCCGATCATGTCGTTATGGTCTTGGACGATTGTCACGTGATCGAAAATGAAATGATCGGTCAACTGATCGCGTGGCTCATTCGATACGCTGCCGAGGATTGTCATTTCTTCATCAACTCGCGGGTGCTCGTCGACTTGCCCGACGAAATCTTGATGCGTGCGCGCGGGCAGATAGATGGAATCGGAATCAACGAGTTGTGCTTCACCGCGCCGGAGATACAAGCGTTCGTTCAACAAAACTATGGACTGACGGTTCCTACGTCCCGCGCTCAAGAGCTAGCGCAAATCACGGCTGGATGGATCACGGCGTTGTTGTTGATGGGACAACGCGCCGGTTGGCGTTCCCTCGTGGAAGATGTGTTGACCGCGCCGGAAATCACCGGCTCCTTATTTGACTATTTCGCCGAACAAATCTTGGCGCGCCAACCGGAGGAGGTGCGTCGTTTCATGCTTGGCTCCGCGGTGCTCGAGCCACTCTCGCCGGACCTTCTCGACCAGCTCCCTGGGTTAGCTGACTCGAAAACCTATTTGGAAATCGTGTGGGAGCAACAACTCTTCCTTACGCGCTTGGAGGGAGCAAATGATCTGTTTGTCTATCATCCGCTCCTCCGCGATTTTTTGCGTACGCGTTTGAAGAGCGAACACCCGGCTTGGTTTGAACAACTTGAATTGGCGTGTGCCCGGCTGAACGAACAGCAGGGACAATGGGATCGCGCTGTCGAAATCTATCTTGCTCTCGGACGTACCGAAGAAGCGATTGTGATTTTGCAATCCGTCGAAGCGTCGCTACGCAAACGCTCGGACATTGCCAGGTCGACGCATTGGGTTCAAATCTTGCCGGAAAGCAAGGTATTGGCGAATCCGCATTTGTTGAGCCTCAAAGGGAAAATTTGTATGGCTCAGGGCGAGCAGGAACAAGCCGTGCTGCTCTTCGATCAAGCCATCCGGGGTTTTCGCCGGGCCGGCGACTATGCTTCCGCCGGCGACAAGCTCGTGTTCAAAGCCACCGTTTTGCGATTCCTGGGTCGCTATCGCGAGTGCATCGCCGAAAGTCGAAAGCTTGTGGCGTTACTCGGCAAGGTCAGGAATCGCCCGGCACGCGAGCATTTGCATGCGGCGAGTCTGCATTTGCGCGGTCTAGCGAAATATCATCTTGGAAAACTAAAGGAAGCGTACGCCGACTTGAAACAAGCGCGCATACTTTTCCAGGTCGGCGATGATTTAGTCAGTCAAGCGAACGTGAATTCCGATTTGGGGATTGTAGCGCGGGCAAGCGGTCGCATCGCCGAAGCCATCGACCGCTATAAAGAAGCATTGGCTTTATGGGAACGCCTGGACGATTCCAATGCCGCGGCAAACACACTCAACAACCTCGGGATGGCTTATCTCTTCAGAGGCGAAATCGAGGCGGCGGAACACGTTCTCCAAGACGCGCTGGTCAAGGCAAGGCAGGGCGGCTGGGCGAGAATTGAAGCTGCGGTTCTTTCGTCGTTGGGCGATCTGTGGCGCGACCAGGGTCAATATGCTCGCGCCATGGAGTTCTATACAGAAAGTTTGCGAGCCGCTGAAATGGGGCAAGAAGCACAGCTCATCTTTTACAATCGCGTGGCTCTCGGACACATGCAACGTCTGCTGGGTTCGCCCGAACGCGCGCGCGAGTGGTTTCAATTGGCAGCCGAAGGAATCGATCTCAAATCGCTTGTAGCACGCGGGCAGTTGAAGTTGTCCCAGGGATTATTGGCAAGTGACCGAAGAGCATTCAAATCGGCTTACAAATTGGTTGACGCTGCCGCCCAGTCCTTTCGGCGCGCTGGGAACAAGCATTTGGAAGCTGTGGCGGAATATCATTTCGCGCATCTCTGTCGCATTCAAAAGCGTGAGGATGAAGCTAAACGTCATCTGATCCAAGTGGATGCCCTGGTCGAAACCTTGGGGTACGATCACTTTTTAGCAGTGGAAGGTCGGCAGACGATCGACACGTTGCGATTTGCCAGCGGACTGAAACCCATCGGGCGACGCTTCAAACGGATTTTTGGACAAATGCAGCCGATTCTGATCGCCGAGCCGGACTCGACCACGACAAATGTTCCTTCGCTTACCATTCGGACTCTGGGACAGGAAGAGATCGTCGTCGACGGTTCGGAAGTTGTGCAAATCCGTACTCAAGTCAGAGACGTGTTCTTCTTTCTCCTCAGCCGTTTACCGCAAGGCGCGCGGCGAGAGGAAATTGCCGATCTCATTTGGCCTGATTGGTCCGCCGAACGCGCCGACGGTGCGCTGCGCATTGCGGTGTCGCGGATTCGTAAAGCGATTTGTCCGGTGCAACTCGTCAATGGTCAATACGTGCTGGCACCGGAGAATCAATGGTACGATGTCCAAGAGTTGGAACGCGGTTTGGCGCATGCGCATCTGGCGCTCAGCGCCCAAGCTCGTATCGCGCGCTTGCAGCCGATCTTGGAATTGTATCGCGGCCCATATCTGGAACGCCTGGACGCGCATTGGGCACTCAACGAACGCGAACGATTGAAGCTTGTGTATAACGAGGCGCTGATGCCATTAGGTGAGGCATATTTGGAAGTCGGCGACCTGGGTTCTGCGCTCTCTACGTTTTTGAAAACAACCGAAGTGGAGCCATTCTTGGAAACCGCGTGGAAACGTGCGATGGAGACGTACGTCTCGATGGGTGACCGCGCGGCGGCAATTGCCCTTTACGAAAAGCTGAAACAACTCCTTCATGAGGAAATGAACATGCAACCTGGGCGCGACATCCAATCGCTCTACGAGGACATCCTCAAAATGAATCGCTGA